One Candidatus Acidiferrales bacterium genomic region harbors:
- a CDS encoding amino acid permease, with amino-acid sequence MASQLLAKKPLDVIMAEAADTGEHSLKRSLGPINLVTLGIGAIIGAGIFVLTGTAAAQFAGPAIVLSFVIAGIGCVFAGLCYAEFASMIPIAGSAYTYGYATMGEIVAWIIGWALVLEYAFGAATVAVGWSGYVSGFLHFFGVTVPFNPTPKGSVSLFGHTFPVQVDIFAMAAIIIITLILVVGVRESANFNSGAVMVKVSVVLIFIGLALTFAFANWSHMLANWHPFIPKNLGSFGQFGWSGIMRGAGVVFFAYIGFDAVSTAAQESRNPQKDMPFGILGSLIICTILYIIVSGLLTGIKNYATLNTPAPVADGAATIGVQWGVFLVDLGAIAGLASVMLVMLLGQSRVLYTMSHDGLLPPWVGRIHPRFRTPYITSIVVGCFVAFLAAFFNIVFLAKLVSLGTLLAFTIVCLSVWVMRVKRPDVPRPFRTPWVPVVPILGIIVSLSLMLSLDAPAWIVFGCWLVFGLTIYFTYSRKHSTVQLSLSRNPSASAK; translated from the coding sequence ATGGCCAGCCAACTCTTAGCCAAGAAGCCGCTAGACGTGATCATGGCGGAGGCCGCGGACACGGGCGAGCACTCGCTCAAGCGGTCCCTGGGGCCCATCAACTTGGTCACTCTCGGCATCGGAGCGATCATCGGCGCGGGAATTTTCGTTTTGACTGGCACAGCGGCAGCGCAATTTGCGGGTCCTGCAATCGTTCTGTCCTTCGTAATCGCGGGCATCGGTTGCGTTTTTGCGGGTCTCTGCTACGCCGAATTTGCATCCATGATCCCCATTGCGGGCAGCGCTTATACCTATGGGTATGCGACGATGGGCGAAATCGTCGCTTGGATTATTGGTTGGGCGCTCGTCTTGGAGTACGCGTTTGGAGCCGCGACTGTCGCTGTTGGCTGGAGCGGTTACGTCAGTGGATTTCTGCACTTCTTCGGCGTCACGGTCCCTTTTAATCCCACGCCGAAGGGAAGCGTTTCGCTTTTTGGCCACACGTTCCCGGTTCAGGTGGATATCTTCGCGATGGCGGCTATTATTATCATCACATTGATTCTCGTGGTCGGAGTGCGCGAATCGGCCAACTTCAATAGTGGTGCAGTGATGGTCAAGGTCTCCGTGGTGCTTATCTTCATTGGTCTTGCGTTGACTTTTGCTTTTGCCAATTGGTCGCACATGCTTGCGAACTGGCACCCCTTCATTCCGAAGAACTTGGGTAGTTTTGGACAATTCGGTTGGTCTGGAATCATGCGTGGCGCTGGTGTCGTTTTCTTTGCGTATATCGGCTTTGACGCGGTTTCTACCGCTGCTCAGGAATCAAGAAATCCTCAAAAAGACATGCCGTTCGGCATCCTTGGCTCGCTCATCATCTGCACAATTCTCTACATCATTGTCTCTGGCCTTCTCACCGGAATAAAAAACTACGCTACTCTGAATACTCCTGCTCCAGTTGCTGATGGAGCGGCCACGATTGGTGTTCAATGGGGTGTTTTCCTCGTGGATTTGGGAGCAATTGCAGGTCTGGCGTCCGTTATGCTGGTCATGCTTTTGGGGCAATCGCGCGTTCTTTACACAATGTCGCATGACGGTCTCCTTCCGCCATGGGTGGGAAGGATTCATCCACGTTTTCGCACGCCGTACATCACCTCAATCGTAGTCGGATGCTTCGTTGCCTTTCTCGCTGCGTTCTTCAATATTGTTTTTCTTGCGAAGCTTGTCAGTCTTGGTACCCTTCTGGCTTTTACGATCGTTTGCCTCAGTGTGTGGGTCATGCGGGTGAAACGTCCTGATGTGCCGCGGCCGTTTCGCACACCCTGGGTTCCTGTAGTGCCAATTCTCGGAATCATCGTATCCCTCTCATTGATGTTGTCGCTCGATGCCCCAGCTTGGATCGTCTTCGGGTGCTGGCTCGTCTTCGGGCTAACTATTTACTTTACCTATAGTCGGAAGCACAGCACGGTGCAGTTAAGTCTGTCCCGGAACCCATCAGCGAGCGCGAAGTAA
- a CDS encoding amino acid permease: protein MAERAASLKQTAPELVKGLGLFDSTMIVVGSMIGSGIFIVSADISNQVQSPGLLIMVWVMSGVMTLIGALSYGELAAAMPHAGGQYVFLRESFGRLWGFLYGWTMLLVVQTATIAAVAIAFAKFTGVFMPWFSPTAWILKFGTFGPWKFSFGVLGPYELGLNRQNLLAILSIVLLTWINLRGLRLGKIVQNVFTSVKIVTLAALVIIGIIFSRAESIAANFHNFWRNAGLSVQHAYPPGVGTWEVATATVVGVAMVGALFSSDAWYDITFTAAEVKRPERNLPLSLFLGTVIVTTLYVLTNFAYLRILPMAGDPNGTSILSRGIQFATDGRVATAALQVIFGPIGAVIMALAILISCFGCNNGLILAGARIYYAMAKDGLLFRSIGRVNRHSVPGVALILQCAWASILCLSGTYNQLLDFLIFAELIFYILTLVAIFVLRRTRPTMERPYRAFGYPVLPAIYIAMALFLEVQLLRYKPQNTWPGLIIVLVGLPVYLVWQLVTRNRTASATE, encoded by the coding sequence ATGGCTGAACGGGCCGCATCATTGAAGCAGACAGCTCCCGAGCTTGTGAAGGGGCTCGGCCTGTTCGATTCGACGATGATTGTGGTCGGATCGATGATCGGCTCCGGCATCTTCATCGTTTCCGCAGATATTTCCAATCAGGTGCAGAGCCCGGGCTTGCTGATCATGGTCTGGGTGATGTCCGGTGTAATGACGCTGATCGGCGCGCTCAGCTACGGGGAGCTTGCAGCGGCGATGCCGCACGCCGGCGGCCAGTATGTTTTCTTGCGAGAATCCTTTGGACGGCTCTGGGGGTTCTTGTATGGCTGGACGATGCTGCTTGTGGTTCAAACCGCGACGATTGCGGCGGTGGCTATCGCGTTTGCCAAGTTCACCGGCGTGTTCATGCCGTGGTTTTCTCCAACAGCATGGATTTTAAAGTTCGGGACTTTCGGGCCATGGAAATTCAGTTTTGGCGTGCTGGGCCCATACGAGCTGGGTTTGAACCGGCAAAACTTGCTGGCCATCCTTTCCATCGTGTTACTGACGTGGATCAACCTGCGCGGGCTTCGCCTGGGCAAGATCGTTCAAAATGTTTTTACCAGCGTAAAGATTGTCACGCTGGCCGCGTTGGTCATCATCGGGATCATTTTTTCGCGCGCGGAATCGATCGCTGCAAACTTCCATAACTTCTGGCGAAACGCAGGGCTTTCCGTGCAGCACGCTTATCCTCCGGGCGTGGGCACGTGGGAGGTTGCGACGGCCACGGTGGTTGGTGTCGCGATGGTTGGAGCGCTTTTTTCGTCCGACGCATGGTACGACATTACGTTCACAGCCGCGGAAGTAAAGCGGCCGGAGCGGAACCTTCCGCTTTCTTTGTTCCTGGGGACGGTGATTGTCACAACGCTGTATGTGCTCACGAATTTCGCTTACCTCAGAATTCTGCCGATGGCTGGCGACCCGAATGGAACTTCGATTCTTTCACGCGGAATCCAGTTCGCAACGGACGGACGCGTGGCGACCGCTGCATTGCAGGTAATTTTTGGACCGATTGGCGCGGTGATTATGGCGCTGGCGATTCTGATTTCTTGTTTTGGTTGCAATAATGGACTGATTCTTGCCGGAGCGCGCATTTATTACGCAATGGCGAAAGACGGTTTGCTGTTTAGATCCATCGGGCGGGTGAATCGGCACAGTGTGCCTGGCGTTGCGCTGATTTTGCAGTGCGCCTGGGCTTCTATTTTGTGCCTTTCGGGCACATACAACCAGCTCCTTGATTTTCTGATCTTCGCCGAGCTGATTTTCTACATCCTGACCCTCGTGGCGATATTTGTCTTGCGGCGAACACGGCCAACGATGGAGAGGCCATACCGGGCTTTCGGGTATCCCGTGCTTCCGGCAATTTATATTGCGATGGCGCTGTTCTTGGAAGTGCAATTGTTGCGTTATAAGCCGCAAAACACGTGGCCGGGGCTCATCATCGTTTTGGTCGGCCTCCCGGTTTATCTGGTCTGGCAATTGGTGACACGAAATCGAACAGCCTCAGCAACCGAATAA